The Colwellia sp. M166 genome segment GTTAATGAGGTTGCGGCCTTATTATCGAGTTGCCCTGAAGTGTCTTTATGCTATCGGCGCCCTCGTAGGCTACCCGATTGGCCTTATAATTTATTTTGTATGATCCATGGTACAGACCGAGCGATTGTTATTGCACAAATTACCGCCATGACTCAGCAGTTTGGCCTAGAAGATGTAGCAAAGGATATTTTATTTAGTTTTAAAGCCTATAAGCAACAAGGTGCTCGCTATGGAAAAAAAGGAGATGCAAATGGATAAGTTATCTCGCCATGCGCAGACTGAGTTAGCTGAACTGAGTTTATTCGATAAGCGACTCATCAACCTATTGCAGCGTGGTTTCCCTATTGTAGAACGACCATTTTTAGAGATTGCTGAACAGTTAGATTGCAGTGAAGATGAAGTGCTTGAACGCTTAAATCATTTAATGGCAAACAAGGTTTTGACTCGGTTTGGTCCAATGTTTGACGCGGTTTGCTTAGGCGGCGCGTTTACATTAGCGGCGTTAGCTGTACCAGAAGACAGGTTTGAAGAAGTGACTGAACAAGTGAACAGCTTTGAGCAAGTTGCGCACAACTATCGAAGAACGCATGACTTTAATATGTGGTTTGTGGTTGGTGCAGAATCTGAAACAGAAGTTAATCAAGTGATTAGTGACATTGAAGAGAAAACCTCACTATCGGTACTTAATACGCCAAAATTAGAAGAATTTTATGTCCAATTATACCTCCCAGCCTAACATACCGTTATCGGCTTTAGAGCGTCAGTTTGTGCTATTGACTCAGTCAGGGTTACCTATTGTTTCTCAACCATATCAACATGTTGCAGAACAATTACAAATATCAGTGGCAGAAGTCTTAGCCATGACTACTGATTTAAAAGAGCGCGGTATTATTCGTCGTATAGCGGCGGTGCCAAATCATTACAAATTAGGTTACCGATACAATGGTATGACCGTTTGGGATGTGAAAGATGAAGATGTTAGCGAGTTTGGTCAAGCGGTAGGGCGCTTGCCTTTTGTCAGTCACTGCTACTTACGTCCACGACATTTACCACAGTGGAACTACAACTTATTTGCCATGGTACATGGAAAAACAGTGGCAGAAGTCCAGCAATACCGAACCCAAATCAAAGATTTACTGATTAATGTTTTACAGGTCAGAAATGATGATTCAGATCATGGGGTAAAGTTTCAGACTAATGATATGTTGACTAGTACAGAGATACTGAAGAAAACGGGCTTGCGTTTAAAGCGCTAGCAACAATAAAAGCTTAATAATTGTTGAGTTCGATTGAATAACTTAGACGATTTTATATTTAGAAGGATCAACACAAATGTTTAGAATTTCCCAACTATTAAAAACATTTTATGATGATTTACCGGCTAACAAGGCCCAAAAAATGCCTGGTCCTGTGGTTATTTGGAACCTGATCCGACGTTGCAATTTACGTTGTAAGCATTGCTACTCAACGTCGCTTGATATGGATTTCAATGATGAACTCTCTACTGAACAAGTCAAAGCAACGATTGATGATTTGAAAGTAGCGCATGTGCCGGTGTTGATATTTTCGGGCGGCGAGCCATTATTACGTCCAGATATTTATGAAATAACTGCTTATGCTAAAGCCAAAGGTTTTTATGTTGCCTTATCAACCAATGGTACACTAATTAATGAAGATAATATTGAGCAAATAAAAGCGGCTGATTATCAATATGTTGGTATTAGTATTGATGGTTTAGAAGATTTTCATGATGACTTTCGTCGTCAAGAAGGCTGTTTTCAAGAATCAATGAAAGCGATTGATTTATGTAAAGAAGCCGGTATTAAAATTGGTATGCGGTTATGTTTAACACGCGATAATTTTGCCGATTTACCAAAAGTACTCGATTTAATGGAAGAGAAAAAAGTCGATAAATTTTATTTGTCACATTTAAACTATTCAGGCCGCGGTAAACGCAGTGCTGAAAATGATGCCATGTTTAAGATGACTAAAGACGCTATGATAATGCTTTATGAACGCGCTTGGTCCCATATTAACCAAGGCATCGAAACTGATTTTGTCACCGGTAATAATGATGCCGATGGGGCTTTTTTATTGCAATGGGTTGAAAGTAAATTTGCTGATCAATACCCAGAAAGAATAGCCAATTTAAAACAACGTTTAGTTAACTGGGGTGGCAACGCTAGTGGTGTTAATGTTGCTAATATCGATAATACTGGCACCATCCATCCTGATACTTATTGGTGGGGACATCCGATTGGTAATGTTAAAACTGAAAAGTTTTCTGAGGTTTGGAAAAACACTAAAGACCCATTAATGCTGGGGTTTCGGCAACAACCACGTCCAGTGAAAGGACGTTGTAGTGTATGTCAATATCTGGCGATTTGTGGTGGTAATACTCGTACACGAGCATTTGCACAAAGTGGTGATGTTTGGGCTGAAGACCCAGGTTGTTATTTAACGGATGCTGAAATAGGTGTCGAAAGCAAACATCAGCAATGTGACGATATTCCATTTTTAGCGGTTTAGAGCATTTAGCAGAACTTAGGTTAATTAACACTAAGATATTAAAATATAATTTTATAAGGTTAGCGATTTTTATTCTATAATCGAATAAAGATCGATAAGGTAATGTATACCATGACACAGTTATCTACAGAAAATTCATTGAGTAAAAATGTTTTGAATAACATAAATAGAAAGTCGACTTTACAACCCGGTGAAGTGGCACTGGTTGGCTCAGGGCCAGGAGATGCAGAGTTGTTAACTATTCGAGCACTGCGTTTTATTGAGCAGGCCGATGTTGCTATTTATGATCGCTTAGTTAGCGATGAAATTATGGCGCTTTTACCGCAAGATTGTGAGCGTTTTTATGTTGGTAAAGAGCAAGCAAAACATTGTGTGCCACAAGGTAAAATTAATGAAATGCTCGTGCAGTATGCACAACAAGGTCGAAAGGTCTTGCGTTTAAAAGGCGGCGATCCCTTTATATTTGGCCGTGGTGGTGAAGAAGCTGAATTTTTGTTAGAGAATGGTATCAGTTGTCATGTTTGTCCAGGTATTACTGCCGCATCTGGCTGTACCACTTACGCGGGTATTCCGTTAACACATCGTGGCGTTGCACAAGGCTGTACTTTTATTACCGGCCATATGCAAAACGATGGTCAACTAAACTTACCTTGGCAGAGCTTAAGCTGTAGCACACAAACCGTTGTATTTTATATGGGCATTAATACCTTACCCAGTATCACTGAGCAACTAATAAACCATGGCCGTGATGCTAACACACCTGCAGCGCTTATTCGTAAAGGTACGCAGCCTGATCAACAAATTTTTCGAGGTAATCTCTCAACGTTAGCTGACTTAGTTAAACAGCACAATATTACCCCGCCGACACTGATCGTGATTGGTGATGTGGTTAACCAACTGACAGATACCGCACTGGCAAAACCGGGTTTTTTAGATGCAAAAGACTACCAGGTTAAAATACCGCTAGTAGTAAAAGCCGGTTAAATTTTAGCAATTTAACGCATTTACTTATTCATTTATAACGTGTGAAGTCATTATGGAAAATAAATTTAAGCTATTAAAGCAATGCTCAGGTCTGGTGAAAGCTTTATTTTGCTCATCCTTATTGCTTGTTGCTGTGTCTGGTCATACACAAGAGACAAATAAACAAGAAAAAGGCGCTGAAGCGCTTTATCAAGAGCATTGTCAAAGTTGCCATGGTGTTGACAGAATGGGCAGTATGGGCCCGGCACTGTTCCCAGAAAACTTATCAAGATTACGTAAAAATAAAGCTATTGAAGTGATCCAACAGGGGCGTGTAGCGACACAAATGCCAGCGTTTGCTCAACAATTAAACGTTCAGCAAACTCAATTGTTAGTTGATTATATTTATACGAAGCCGACAACACAGCCACAGTGGACAATGGCGGATATTCAAGCAAGCAATGTACAGCATTTTGATCAGAATAAATTAGGTGACAAACCGCTGTTTGATGCTGATTTAATGAATTTATTTATTGTTGTCGAACTTGGTGATCACTCGGCAACCTTGTTAAATGGCGATACTTTTGAACCGATAACACGTTTTAAAACCCGCTTTGCTTTGCACGGAGGACCAAAATATTCTCCTGATGGCCGTTATGTATATTTTGCCTCTCGTGATGGTTGGATAAGTAAATACGATATTTATAATATGAAAATAGTCTCAGAAGTGCGCGCAGGTATTAATACCCGCAATTTAGCGATTTCTTCGGACGGCAAATACGCTATTGTCGGTAATTACTTACCACATAATGTCGTTATTCTTGATACTCAAGATTTATCGCCGATTAAAAGTATCGACGCTATTGATAGTGAAGGGGTAAGTTCACGTGTTAGTGCGGTATATAACGCACCTCCACGTCATAGCTTTATCGTCGCGTTAAAAGACGTCAAAGAAGTATGGGAAATTCCTTACAGTGATAAAGGTGGGGTTGAAGTTTATAAAGGTTGGGCACACGATTATCGCAAAGACGGCGGTGAGGGCAAAGTGGAGAATTGGCAAGTTTCTGATAACTTTCCTATTAGACGTATTAGAACCGCAGACTATCTAGATGACTTCTTTTTTGATCCACAATATATTAATTTAATTGGCGCATCCCGAGATAGCCATAACGGCCAAGTGATCAATCTTGATGCTAAGAAAAAAGTAGCAACTATTGCTATGGCGGGTATGCCACATCTAGGCTCTGGTATAACTTGGGATTATCAAGGTAAAACTGTTTTTGCATCACCCAATATCAAAGAAGGCCGAGTTTCTGTTATTGATATGGACAACTGGCAGGTGATTAAAGAAATTGAAACTCAAGGACCGGGATTTTTTATGCGCAGTCATAGTAACTCGCCTTACGCTTGGGTTGATGTGTTTTTTGGACCAAATAAAGATAAAGTACATGTCATTAATAAAAGTACGTTAGAGATTGTAAAAACCTTAACGCCTGTGCCGGGGAAAACTGCTGCCCATGTTGAGTTTACCAAAGATGGTAAATACGTTTTATTAAGTATTTGGGATAATGATGGCGCTTTAATTGTTTATGATGCCAATACACTGGAAGAAATTAAACGTTTACCGATGAAGAAACCATCAGGAAAATATAATGTTTTTAATAAAATTAATTATGAGAAGGGTACTAGTCACTAATTTACATTAAATTAGATAAGTGAACGATAATAAAAGCTTAACACTCAAGTGTTAAGCTTTTTTAGTTTTGGGATTTAGACCAATTTTACTAAGCTTTGAGTGGGAACAAACTTATTAGACTTGGTATTACTTATAAAATTAACATTAAAGCGTCTTTAAAAAATCTAATACGACTTGGTGATGATCTTTAGTTTTGAACTTATTGAATACATGTTCAATGTTACCATTTTCATCAATCAGGAAGCTTGTGCGAACAACCCCCATATTTTCCTTACCCATGAATTTTTTCAATTGCCATACATGGTACTTTTCACAAACAGCGTGGTCTTCATCAGCGAGTAAAGTAAAATTAAGCTCTTGCTTATTAATGAAGTTTGTTAGTTTTTTTGGTGTATCAGGACTAATACCAAGCACGACAACATTAAGTGCATCAAGCTCTACCTTAGAGTCACGTAGACCTTTAGCCTGTATAGTGCAGCCTGGTGTGCTTGCTCTAGGGTAAAAATAAAGTAGTGCCTTTTTCCCTTTTAGTTCAGATAAAGTAACAGGGTTACTGTCTTGATCTAAGAGTGTAAAGTCAGGTGCTACTTGGCCAACGTCGATTGCCATTTTATTTTCCTTATGATTATGATTATGAATACAGTGAGGCTTATGGCTGCTCTGCTTAGTATTTTTTGAATGCGTTATAATGTTAGAGATGTTAAACCATACTGTCTAGCGTAAACACTTCATAGAATAGCTTTATCTGAATTTACCATCAGTAAGATTGGCTGGTGTTAAATTGTAACGTTACATTCTCTTTAAAATAAGTTTGATTGAATTTTCTTGATACAACCTTGCACATCAAATTGTTCACACAATTGGACAAAATCACTTTCAAGTTGTTCGATACTGGTTTCTTCCATCAGTGCAATTAATAATGAAGCACTCATGTGATTATTTTTCTGATTAATTTCAGATTTTAATGACGAGACATCAATATTACGGGTGGCAAAGAAAGCGGTAACGGCTTTTAAAACACCGGGTTGATCGATACCGGCGTAATCAACTTGATAATGATGTACGAAATCTTGCTCCCGATAACCTGAGGTTCTTTTCATCATGGTAATAAGTTCAAGCTCATGAGCAACCGCGGGTAGTTTACTCTCTAATTGATAAATTGCTTTATTAGTACCAGTAAGCAGCATGATCAAGGTAAATTCTAAGCCAAATATCGCCATTCTGCTGTCAATAATATTACAACCACATTCACTAGCTAACTTAGTTAAATCGCTGACACTGCCGGTGCGATCGGGACCCATTGCCGTTAATACCAAATACTCACTCATCAATAAACCTAGCTGTTATGAAAAAACGCTATTGTAACGCATGTCAGGGTACTAAAGCTAACGAGGAGCTGAAAGCGCCGCACAATGTACAATAATTAACCTCTGGGCTCACCAGTTTATGGGTAAGCAATAAAATCACAAGAAGATACATTTAATATGCACTTATTGGTTGCTAGTTTGCCTTAAAACACATAAGATGCTTTTAAAATGTATCTTATGTGTTTTTTATGAGTCACTGAATGAATTTTACAAGTAATGATAATAACTGGCAGGCGTTAGGCCCAAGTGAACAATTTGCAAAAGATTGGTCTAAAGTGCTGATAAAACAGCATATACAGATAAATCAAGAAATTAAAAATATCACCTTAATGTTGTCTCAATCGCTATATTGCGTACTTCAACTTGATGCTAAAATAAAACGTTTAATTCAAGCGGTAAAAGTTCATCTGCAGTTAGAGCAAACATTTTTAAATCCTGCGCTTAAGCATAAATATGAAAGTCAGCATCAAAAGCAGCGGCTTGATCAAAGTTACAGCATGCTCCATCAAGCTTGCTTTAAAATTAATGAGATCATCAGTGCATTGATGCTTTTCCCTCATAATACGGTGCTTAGAGCAAAGCATACGGATCATATCAAACAGTTTTTAAATGAAATGACGACTCGCCTCGCTGAGGAAGATATTTTTTATGCTCAACTTGAACATGTTGAGCATGCTTATGTTTGAGTTTCAATATCATGGCCAGCAGGCAAAATTAGCATGGTACGTACAAGATTTAGTTGTTGCTTCTTTAGACGCTATCTACGGTCAAGAATTACTAACGCGTGGTTCAATCAAAGGCACAAAAACAAAAATAACTACACAAGTCTTATTTGAGTATTTAAATAAAAATGCTGATTTATTATTGGCAATGACCTGTCAGCAATTAGACGATTTATTTATTAACCAAAAGCTCAAGTCGGCCATAAAAAACAGCATATGGATTAACATTTCAGGCAAGCTTTTAACCGATGATGCAATGTTTACTCATCTGTGGGAAACAACATTAAAGCATATAAGTCAGATGGATAAGCAAAAATTAGTGCTTGAAATTTGTGAGGATACTATTGCCATTAACGATAATATCGTCATTGAACGTATCAAAAACTTACAGCGCGAAGGCTTTAAAATCGCCATTGATGACTTTGGCTCAGGACATTCAAATTTAATTCGTTTAAGCCAAGTTAATTTTGACTTTATCAAATTAGACTTACAATTGATTAAAAATGTACCTGAAGATTTATGGGCCACAAGTTTATATAAAGGCATCATTGAATTATGTTCTTCAAAAGGTAGCTTGATTGTTGCTGAGGGAGTCGAAACTAAAGCGCAATCAGATTATATTCGCTGGGCAGGGGTAAACATAATTCAAGGTTTTCTGTACTCAAAACCTTATGCAATGATGTAAAAATTATAGCAAACACTTTTACTTTTCACACATTAATAACGAGATCACCAATGCGTTCATTATTTTTTAGAATGAGATTTATTCACTGGTTGGGTGCAATAGCATTATTTGTCAATGCGACACTTTTTACCCAAGCGCTATTTTCACAAATCACGCAACTTATTGTCGTTGTACTGTTAATTATTCATGATATTGATGAGAAGTTTTGGGGCGTTGACTCATTAAAAAGTGTCACTAATTATATGAAAAATTTTGAAAAGAAAGACCTTTCTGTACCTTGTGAAATTAATAGTCAATATAATAGTGAAATAAGCAAGGTATTAAATGTTATTAATGGCTTTAGACAGAATGTTCAAGGCGCTTTAGTCGATATTCAGCAGCAGGCAAGTAATTCTGATGAAATTTCCGAACGATTAAAAGCTAAAACCCAAAACATTGCGATTAGAATTAAAGAGCAAGACAGTCGAGTTGGGTTTTTGACGATTCAAGTTGAAAAATTAGATAAAACATCGATTACTTTACAAGCTAAAGCGGAAGAAACTCGTTCACAAGTGGAAGTCACACAACAAGGCTTACTTCGTTCCAATAGTACCATGGGCGTAATGGTTAAAGATTTAGGCTCATATATAGAAAATAATGATAGGCTGCAAAATAAGTTTCAAACCTTATCTGAGCAAACCAAGTCTATTGTCAATGTGGTCTCTGTTATTGACAACCTTGCCGACCAAACCAACTTATTAGCGTTAAATGCTGCGATTGAAGCGGCTCGAGCAGGTGAACATGGTCGAGGATTTGCTGTTGTTGCTGATGAAGTGAGGAATTTGGCCAAGTCTACGCAGGAGAGTTTGGATGAAATCAACCAGATTATATTAGGTATATCTGACGCTGTACTTGATGCTGAGCAGCAGATGAAATTACAATCGCTAGCGATCACCTCTTTATCCAAGCACACAACAGCGAGTCAAACAGAACTTGAGCTTGCCTGTGAAAATATCACTGGGATTTTAGCGCTGATTGGTCAGGAGAATAAAGATGATAGTGTTGATATTCAATATATTAATCAGCTGGTCAGTAACGTAGCCAAAGAAATTGAGCAGCTGAAAGCGCTTTCTAGTTCAAATTCAAATGACTGCTCTGAACTACAGCAGCAGGGACACTACCTGAGTGAAGTGACAGAAAAAATCGTTAATCAATTGGCAATGTTTAAAACGCGTTAAATTTTATTTCCTCTAACTGTAGCTTTGCTAAATACCGTGCGGATTATTTTTTAAGCCAATTTAAATATATACATCAACAGTAGTTGTTGAATTTTATGGCCTTCGCGGTTAATCTCTTAGTTTATTTATTATCATGAT includes the following:
- a CDS encoding Lrp/AsnC family transcriptional regulator, translating into MDKLSRHAQTELAELSLFDKRLINLLQRGFPIVERPFLEIAEQLDCSEDEVLERLNHLMANKVLTRFGPMFDAVCLGGAFTLAALAVPEDRFEEVTEQVNSFEQVAHNYRRTHDFNMWFVVGAESETEVNQVISDIEEKTSLSVLNTPKLEEFYVQLYLPA
- a CDS encoding Lrp/AsnC family transcriptional regulator, translated to MSNYTSQPNIPLSALERQFVLLTQSGLPIVSQPYQHVAEQLQISVAEVLAMTTDLKERGIIRRIAAVPNHYKLGYRYNGMTVWDVKDEDVSEFGQAVGRLPFVSHCYLRPRHLPQWNYNLFAMVHGKTVAEVQQYRTQIKDLLINVLQVRNDDSDHGVKFQTNDMLTSTEILKKTGLRLKR
- the nirJ gene encoding heme d1 biosynthesis radical SAM protein NirJ; protein product: MFRISQLLKTFYDDLPANKAQKMPGPVVIWNLIRRCNLRCKHCYSTSLDMDFNDELSTEQVKATIDDLKVAHVPVLIFSGGEPLLRPDIYEITAYAKAKGFYVALSTNGTLINEDNIEQIKAADYQYVGISIDGLEDFHDDFRRQEGCFQESMKAIDLCKEAGIKIGMRLCLTRDNFADLPKVLDLMEEKKVDKFYLSHLNYSGRGKRSAENDAMFKMTKDAMIMLYERAWSHINQGIETDFVTGNNDADGAFLLQWVESKFADQYPERIANLKQRLVNWGGNASGVNVANIDNTGTIHPDTYWWGHPIGNVKTEKFSEVWKNTKDPLMLGFRQQPRPVKGRCSVCQYLAICGGNTRTRAFAQSGDVWAEDPGCYLTDAEIGVESKHQQCDDIPFLAV
- the cobA gene encoding uroporphyrinogen-III C-methyltransferase, with protein sequence MTQLSTENSLSKNVLNNINRKSTLQPGEVALVGSGPGDAELLTIRALRFIEQADVAIYDRLVSDEIMALLPQDCERFYVGKEQAKHCVPQGKINEMLVQYAQQGRKVLRLKGGDPFIFGRGGEEAEFLLENGISCHVCPGITAASGCTTYAGIPLTHRGVAQGCTFITGHMQNDGQLNLPWQSLSCSTQTVVFYMGINTLPSITEQLINHGRDANTPAALIRKGTQPDQQIFRGNLSTLADLVKQHNITPPTLIVIGDVVNQLTDTALAKPGFLDAKDYQVKIPLVVKAG
- a CDS encoding nitrite reductase; its protein translation is MENKFKLLKQCSGLVKALFCSSLLLVAVSGHTQETNKQEKGAEALYQEHCQSCHGVDRMGSMGPALFPENLSRLRKNKAIEVIQQGRVATQMPAFAQQLNVQQTQLLVDYIYTKPTTQPQWTMADIQASNVQHFDQNKLGDKPLFDADLMNLFIVVELGDHSATLLNGDTFEPITRFKTRFALHGGPKYSPDGRYVYFASRDGWISKYDIYNMKIVSEVRAGINTRNLAISSDGKYAIVGNYLPHNVVILDTQDLSPIKSIDAIDSEGVSSRVSAVYNAPPRHSFIVALKDVKEVWEIPYSDKGGVEVYKGWAHDYRKDGGEGKVENWQVSDNFPIRRIRTADYLDDFFFDPQYINLIGASRDSHNGQVINLDAKKKVATIAMAGMPHLGSGITWDYQGKTVFASPNIKEGRVSVIDMDNWQVIKEIETQGPGFFMRSHSNSPYAWVDVFFGPNKDKVHVINKSTLEIVKTLTPVPGKTAAHVEFTKDGKYVLLSIWDNDGALIVYDANTLEEIKRLPMKKPSGKYNVFNKINYEKGTSH
- the bcp gene encoding thioredoxin-dependent thiol peroxidase, coding for MAIDVGQVAPDFTLLDQDSNPVTLSELKGKKALLYFYPRASTPGCTIQAKGLRDSKVELDALNVVVLGISPDTPKKLTNFINKQELNFTLLADEDHAVCEKYHVWQLKKFMGKENMGVVRTSFLIDENGNIEHVFNKFKTKDHHQVVLDFLKTL
- a CDS encoding glycine cleavage system protein R; translation: MSEYLVLTAMGPDRTGSVSDLTKLASECGCNIIDSRMAIFGLEFTLIMLLTGTNKAIYQLESKLPAVAHELELITMMKRTSGYREQDFVHHYQVDYAGIDQPGVLKAVTAFFATRNIDVSSLKSEINQKNNHMSASLLIALMEETSIEQLESDFVQLCEQFDVQGCIKKIQSNLF
- a CDS encoding EAL domain-containing protein, producing MFEFQYHGQQAKLAWYVQDLVVASLDAIYGQELLTRGSIKGTKTKITTQVLFEYLNKNADLLLAMTCQQLDDLFINQKLKSAIKNSIWINISGKLLTDDAMFTHLWETTLKHISQMDKQKLVLEICEDTIAINDNIVIERIKNLQREGFKIAIDDFGSGHSNLIRLSQVNFDFIKLDLQLIKNVPEDLWATSLYKGIIELCSSKGSLIVAEGVETKAQSDYIRWAGVNIIQGFLYSKPYAMM
- a CDS encoding methyl-accepting chemotaxis protein, which encodes MRSLFFRMRFIHWLGAIALFVNATLFTQALFSQITQLIVVVLLIIHDIDEKFWGVDSLKSVTNYMKNFEKKDLSVPCEINSQYNSEISKVLNVINGFRQNVQGALVDIQQQASNSDEISERLKAKTQNIAIRIKEQDSRVGFLTIQVEKLDKTSITLQAKAEETRSQVEVTQQGLLRSNSTMGVMVKDLGSYIENNDRLQNKFQTLSEQTKSIVNVVSVIDNLADQTNLLALNAAIEAARAGEHGRGFAVVADEVRNLAKSTQESLDEINQIILGISDAVLDAEQQMKLQSLAITSLSKHTTASQTELELACENITGILALIGQENKDDSVDIQYINQLVSNVAKEIEQLKALSSSNSNDCSELQQQGHYLSEVTEKIVNQLAMFKTR